CAACGGCGCTTCGGCATGCCCGACGTGCGGTGGCTCGACTCGAAGATCCCACGCCTACGAACGTCCTGTCGGTGGTTGCGGGCTCGTTCTTCGAGGAGATGGGCGGTGCTGCAGGGGCGCTGTTCGGAAGTTTCTTCCGGTCTGCCGCTCTCAGTTGTGCCGGTCATTCCACGATCGGTACGGCACAGCTCGCCGATGCCATCGAGGCAGGTACCGAGATGGTCGCACGGCGTGGCAACGCACACGCCGGCGACAAGACCATGATGGATGCCCTGTTACCGGCAGCCGGGGCCGGCCGAGCCGCCGCCATCGCCGATATCCCGATCGGCGCCGCACTCGACAGGGTTGCAGCAGCGGCACGCCGCGGTGCGGCATCCACCACGACGATGGTCGCCTCGCTGGGTCGCGCCCGCTATGCG
This is a stretch of genomic DNA from Actinomycetota bacterium. It encodes these proteins:
- a CDS encoding dihydroxyacetone kinase subunit L codes for the protein TALRHARRAVARLEDPTPTNVLSVVAGSFFEEMGGAAGALFGSFFRSAALSCAGHSTIGTAQLADAIEAGTEMVARRGNAHAGDKTMMDALLPAAGAGRAAAIADIPIGAALDRVAAAARRGAASTTTMVASLGRARYAEGKSVGIQDPGATTVALIIEAWAAAAGTEEEGERESL